The following coding sequences are from one Solea solea chromosome 4, fSolSol10.1, whole genome shotgun sequence window:
- the tm4sf21a gene encoding transmembrane 4 L6 family member 5, giving the protein MCTGKCSRFVAVALYPLALISIICNIVLFFPAGEVKYAKDGHITEEVKYMGGLVGGGLMVLLPALYIHLTGKNGCCGNRCGMFLSIAFAAVGVAGALYSFIVAVLGLQNGPLCKVLLIWTVPFKDSDPSYLSDKTWWGSCTEPKNIVEFNIGLFSTLLATSCLQLILCAVQMINGLFGCLCGTCVDKGPL; this is encoded by the exons ATGTGCACTGGAAAATGTTCCCGTTTCGTTGCTGTTGCTCTCTATCCTCTGGCTCTCATATCCATCATCTGtaacattgtgttgttttttcctgcCGGGGAAGTCAAATATGCCAAAGATGGACACATCACCGAGGAGGTGAAATACATGGGGGGACTCGTCGGAGGGGGCTTAATG GTTCTGTTGCCAGCACTTTACATCCACCTGACTGGGAAAAACGGCTGCTGTGGGAATCGCTGTGGG ATGTTCTTGTCCATTGCCTTCGCTGCAGTCGGCGTGGCCGGCGCCCTGTACAGTTTCATCGTGGCAGTGCTCGGTTTGCAGAACGGGCCGCTCTGCAAAGTCCTCCTGATTTGGACAGTACCTTTCAAAGACAG TGACCCGAGTTACCTGAGTGACAAAACGTGGTGGGGATCGTGCACCGAACCCAAGAACATCGTGGAGTTCAACATCGGACTGTTCAGTACTCTGCTGGCCACGAGCTGTCTGCAGCTCATTCTCTGTGCCGTTCAGATGATCAACGGGCTCTTTGGCTGTCTGTGTGGAACCTGTGTTGACAAAGGG ccCCTGTGA
- the slc25a15b gene encoding solute carrier family 25 member 15b — MAPHPAVQAIIDLSAGAVGGAACVFSGQPLDTAKVKMQTFPTLYRGFVHCITSTYKQVGIRGLYQGTSPALMANIAENSVLFMSYGFCQQVIRFTAGLDKEAVLSDVQKASAGSVASIFSSLVLCPTELVKCRLQAMYEMEMSGKIAKSQNTVWSVVKSIMRNEGPQGFFQGLTTTIAREIPGYFCFFGAYELCRSTFADYMKCDKDDIGVGPIVFSGGLGGACLWLVVYPMDCVKSRIQVMSMTGKQAGFFRTFMTIARGEGVRALYSGLTPTMVRTFPANGALFLGYEVSRKLMMKHADT; from the exons ATGGCTCCACACCCAGCGGTCCAGGCCATCATTGATCTCTCTGCAGGAGCCGTag GAGGGGCTGCGTGTGTCTTCAGTGGGCAGCCTCTGGACACGGCAAAAGTCAAGATGCAGACCTTTCCCACGCTCTACCGTGGATTCGTCCACTGCATCACGTCCACCTACAAGCAAGTGGGTATCCGTGGTTTGTACCAGGGCACGTCACCGGCGCTGATGGCCAACATCGCAGAGAACTCTGTGCTCTTCATGAGCTACGGCTTCTGCCAGCAGGTCATCCGCTTCACAGCTGGACTGGACAAAGAAGCTGTGCTGAG TGACGTGCAGAAAGCCTCTGCTGGCTCGGTCGCAtccatcttctcttctctggTACTCTGTCCCACTGAGCTTGTCAAGTGTCGACTGCAAGCCATGTATGAAATGGAGATGTCAGGCAAGATAGCGAAAAGTCAGAa caCAGTGTGGTCAGTGGTGAAATCCATCATGAGGAACGAGGGGCCTCAAGGTTTCTTCCAGGGCCTGACCACCACCATAGCCAGAGAAATCCCTGGTTACTTCTGCTTCTTCGGTGCCTATGAGCTCTGTCGCTCCACCTTCGCTGACTACATGAAATGTGACAAGGATGACATAG GCGTGGGTCCAATCGTGTTCAGCGGTGGTCTCGGCGGCGCGTGTCTGTGGCTCGTCGTCTACCCGATGGACTGTGTCAAGTCTCGGATCCAGGTCATGTCCATGACGGGCAAACAGGCAGGGTTTTTCAGGACATTCATGACCATCGCTCGGGGTGAAG GCGTGAGGGCGCTCTACTCTGGCCTCACCCCCACCATGGTCCGCACCTTCCCTGCGAACGGCGCTCTGTTCCTGGGTTACGAGGTCAGCCGCAAACTCATGATGAAACACGCCGACAcctga
- the si:ch211-284e13.4 gene encoding insulin receptor substrate 1-B: protein MENQAAEAQLSYEDVQKSGYLRKHKSMHRRFFVLRAASEHGPARLEYYENEKKFRSKSPVPKKVLNLETCFNINKRADSKNKHMIVLYTRSESFAVAADSEEAQNEWYQAMLDLQCNCKTPEDYGSSGECSSPSPIPTFKEVWQVKVWPKGLGHARNLVGIYRLCLTDKTVNFVKINSDVASVVLQLMNVRRCGHSENFFFIEVGRSAITGPGEFWMQVDDSVVAQNMHETLLEAMKALSEEFRQRSKSQSVGTSCGGGTASNPISVPSRRHHPNLPPSQVGFTRRARTETPGTGGSSTSTSPTSRHGFPRARTASIGARSEEGGASARGTWASSSPSLNGSCSTTPTLRPKPTRAPTPAKITLSLARYTPNPAPSPAPSLSSSSGHGSECGLVGAAVGGMMVCSYPRVSQRVSVSGSPSDYGSSDEYGSSPGEHSLLVPSLSGHHAHGEGSSSYIVMGQREGLLGSHHRSKGRRIMRRASSRESEAERRLLSKRASLPLAAHEQLTPHRKDEDDEDDEEYAIMSQNTNREIGKNRTVEKSRTEVAAGAAVDTGYMSMLPGVTSPPVSLPLSIGMSDTAAKPGADDEYMAMTPNNSVSPPQHIRQPSTEGYMVMSPNSSSSTDLHRLGMWDSRASIESRAASDYMNISPVSSRSACSTPPSHPEQHQLQPKMFNSYFSLPRAYQHTLYTRFEEDFNKGEGKKDSSGDDGAGRGGGVVYSKRNKIAAGSAGGCQLSMSSSSFSSSSASSESLEDKSISAGRGLSLLRTGADYKSAGMSTKDGRHHQKRGSSSKSPKQQRKGRPLSMSADITKANTLPRVKENLPSSVSQNVGEYVSIVFEDDKYNGGRRAGSQHGQPVIHGTLRPLNQSHLCHSDPNNLPRSFSVPLSTSAEYVSMDLGKSATPLTPVRSKFSTPQGPPAVIPKAQHEHSTSSPLAAEGNTGYRTKVKMAAIPTDASAEFTDNKGSDPSISARSAVHSAQPSSAEQQTGLGFSPVKSFQSPERKSRLVRGDQPGRRSHRSETFNSPPSLPRHPPSSTSLFTEGSQAESHRHGLDCSLWENEQSAGLSATPPPQASTSSSEQGLNYIDLDLAIKESPQAGVERTSATYNIGGSAMGSSAASGLNTYASIDFYKSEELRAHQSSRKDGQDC, encoded by the exons ATGGAGAACCAAGCAGCCGAGGCGCAGCTGAGCTATGAAGATGTGCAGAAGAGCGGCTATCTCCGCAAGCACAAATCAATGCACCGGCGCTTCTTCGTGCTGAGGGCGGCCTCGGAGCACGGTCCCGCTCGGCTCGAATATTACGAGAACGAGAAGAAATTCCGCAGTAAATCACCCGTGCCCAAAAAAGTGCTGAACCTGGAGACCTGCTTCAACATCAACAAGCGGGCAGACTCAAAGAACAAGCACATGATCGTGCTGTACACCCGCAGCGAGAGCTTCGCTGTGGCTGCGGACAGCGAGGAGGCGCAGAACGAGTGGTACCAAGCCATGCTGGACCTTCAGTGCAACT GTAAAACTCCTGAAGATTATGGCAGTAGTGGGGAGTGTAGCTCTCCGTCTCCCATACCAACTTTCAAGGAAGTGTGGCAGGTCAAGGTTTGGCCTAAAGGTCTTGGACATGCCAGGAACTTAGTGGGCATCTACCGGCTGTGCCTAACTGACAAAACAGTCAACTTTGTCAAAATTAACTCTGATGTAGCTTCTGTGGTGTTGCAACTGATGAATGTCCGCAGATGTGGCCATTCAGAGAACTTTTTCTTCATTGAGGTGGGTCGCTCAGCGATTACTGGTCCAGGAGAGTTCTGGATGCAGGTGGACGACTCAGTAGTGGCTCAGAACATGCACGAGACCCTGCTGGAGGCCATGAAAGCCCTGAGTGAGGAGTTCCGTCAGCGCAGTAAATCTCAGTCTGTGGGAACATCATGTGGAGGCGGTACTGCCTCGAACCCCATTAGTGTCCCAAGCCGTCGCCATCATCCAAATCTGCCGCCAAGCCAGGTGGGCTTCACCAGACGAGCTCGCACAGAAACACCTGGAACTGGAGGAAGCAGCACGAGCACTTCACCGACGTCACGCCATGGCTTTCCAAGGGCACGGACGGCCAGCATTGGGGCCAGGTCTGAGGAGGGCGGAGCAAGTGCCAGAGGGACATGGGCCAGCTCCAGTCCAAGTCTTAATGGATCCTGCTCAACTACGCCAACGCTGAGACCCAAACCCACCAGGGCTCCAACTCCTGCTAAGATTACACTCAGCCTTGCTCGTTACACACCTAACCCTGCTCCCTCTCCTGCACCTAGTCTGTCCTCCAGTTCTGGTCATGGCTCAGAGTGTGGCCTAGTGGGGGCAGCAGTTGGAGGAATGATGGTCTGCTCTTACCCTCGTGTTTCTCAGAGAGTTTCTGTTTCAGGTTCACCAAGTGACTATGGGTCTTCAGATGAGTACGGTTCAAGTCCCGGGGAACACTCCCTGCTTGTACCAAGTCTGTCTGGACACCATGCACATGGAGAAGGCTCCTCCAGCTATATAGTCATGGGACAGCGAGAGGGTCTCCTTGGTTCCCATCATCGCTCCAAAGGCAGACGGATTATGCGGCGGGCGTCTAGTCGGGAATCTGAAGCAGAGCGCAGACTATTAAGTAAGAGGGCTTCCCTGCCTTTGGCAGCCCATGAGCAACTGACCCCACATagaaaagatgaagatgatgaggacGATGAAGAATATGCCATCATGTCACAGAATACTAACAGGGAGATTGGTAAGAATAGGACAGTTGAAAAAAGCAGGACAGAAGTGGCTGCAGGAGCAGCTGTGGACACTGGTTACATGTCAATGCTGCCTGGAGTGACATCTCCTCCTGTTTCACTTCCTCTGTCAATAGGTATGTCCGATACCGCAGCCAAACCTGGGGCAGATGATGAGTACATGGCCATGACCCCTAACAACAGTGTTTCCCCTCCTCAGCACATCCGTCAGCCCAGTACAGAGGGCTATATGGTCATGTCtcccaacagcagcagctccacagacCTGCATCGTCTGGGCATGTGGGACAGCAGGGCCAGTATAGAGAGTCGGGCTGCTAGTGACTACATGAACATCTCACCTGTCAGCAGTCGCTCCGCCTGCAGCACACCACCCTCCCACCCCGAGCAGCACCAGCTGCAACCAAAAATGTTCAATTCTTACTTCTCCCTGCCACGAGCTTATCAGCACACTCTCTACACCCGCTTTGAGGAGGACTTCAACaaaggggagggaaaaaaggacAGCAGTGGGGATGATGGTGCTGGAAGGGGAGGGGGAGTGGTATACAGCAAGAGGAACAAAATTGCAGCGGGCTCTGCAGGAGGCTGCCAACTCTCcatgtcttcctcttctttctcctccagcTCAGCAAGTAGTGAAAGCCTAGAAGACAAGTCCATATCAGCAGGGAGAGGGTTAAGTTTATTAAGAACTGGCGCAGATTATAAGAGTGCAGGAATGTCCACAAAAGATGGACGCCACCATCAGAAACGTGGATCGAGCAGTAAGAGCccaaagcagcagagaaaggGTCGTCCCCTCAGCATGTCTGCAGACATCACGAAAGCTAACACCTTGCCCAGGGTGAAGGAGAATCTGCCGTCATCCGTGTCTCAAAATGTTGGTGAGTATGTCAGTATTGTGTTCGAAGATGATAAGTACAATGGAGGACGACGTGCTGGGTCTCAACATGGACAACCAGTGATCCATGGAACTCTACGGCCCTTGAATCAATCACATCTCTGCCACAGCGATCCCAATAACCTTCCTCGCAGCTTCTCTGTACCACTGTCCACCTCTGCAGAATACGTCAGCATGGATTTAGGGAAGTCTGCAACACCCCTGACTCCTGTTAGGTCCAAATTCAGCACCCCACAGGGCCCACCAGCTGTTATTCCCAAGGCCCAACACGAACACAGCACATCTTCTCCACTAGCAGCAGAGGGTAACACTGGGTACAGAACAAAAGTAAAGATGGCAGCAATACCAACAGACGCCTCGGCTGAATTTACAGACAACAAAGGTTCAGATCCCAGCATCTCAGCAAGATCTGCCGTCCACTCTGCTCAACCCTCATCTGCAGAGCAGCAGACAGGTTTGGGATTTTCTCCAGTCAAGTCCTTCCAGTCTCCTGAGCGAAAAAGCAGACTGGTCCGAGGTGACCAGCCGGGACGGCGCAGCCACCGCTCAGAGACTTTTAACTCACCTCCCTCCTTGCCACGCCACCCTCCCTCCTCTACCTCCCTCTTCACAGAGGGCAGCCAGGCAGAAAGCCATCGGCACGGCTTGGACTGCTCACTGTGGGAGAACGAGCAGTCTGCTGGTTTGTCTGCTACACCTCCACCACAAGCCTCCACCTCATCTAGTGAACAAGGCCTTAACTACATTGACCTTGACTTAGCCATTAAGGAGAGTCCTCAAGCTGGAGTGGAACGCACCTCTGCTACCTACAACATCGGAGGAAGCGCTATGGGTAGCAGTGCTGCCTCCGGCCTCAACACGTATGCCAGTATTGATTTCTACAAGTCAGAAGAACTGAGAGCACACCAGAGCAGTAGGAAGGATGGACAAG ATTGTTGA
- the gucy2d gene encoding retinal guanylyl cyclase 1, with product MANHRDARFLHNLSYHPRWQHDSKQVNRKKHKWTVVTNSCSGCRVFESPSSSSSAPLLSNPKWPSSPAHRSRNWWGNWFLLPLLTVSFMPCQAWATTFKVALVGPWTCDLLYSKALPDIAASLATARINKDPHLNKGYWYDYTLVNEDCKASRALARFAELKGYGAAFLGPANPGYCSSAALYAKEWDLGILSWGCLKPNMQQGDMYPTFLRPLPLPSHVLFTVLRFFRWAHVAIISEDTDIWEATGQELASSLRVLGLPVNPVVTMEADKDGPRRALTKIREADRVRVVIMCMPSVLIGGQAQYQLLTTALDMRMIDRGYVFIPYDTLLYALPYKDANYYALGNDTKLRKAYDGVVTVTMDSGESNFYEAYKDAQNSYEIRSSTPPEEVSPFFGTIYNMIYYTAMAAEQARAKSGVWVTGQILSNSEGGFEFEGFNQPLRAGRGGEGMQARYVVLDYSGMGTSLYSTHTLDAAHTDGKIGNLKYLGRSIHFAGSTPYKDSSCWFNPYFACSGGVDSVTLFFLCLLFMSVVGCGVNVFLHFKRTGRVGFSFGGGDNDGPSKIVLTLDDLVFINTQVSKRKINDESILKSQLDMKTPHHSVSGRSYMASSPDSSNVAVFEGDWVWLKKCPAGSVSGVNSSTEFVFIKLRNMRHENLNLILGLFFDSAIFGIVTEHCSRGSLEDLLSNEDVRLDWMFKSSLLMDLIRGIKYLHNHDIIHGRLKSRNCVVDGRFVLKVTDYGYSEILIGQGIDTDEEKPENLLWTAPELLRSPVLMRKGTFSGDVYSFSVIVQEVITRSTPFCMLDMPPKEIVSKVKNPPPLCRPTVSVDEAPLDVIQVMKQAWSEEPEKRPNFEDIFKQFKNITKGKKTNIIDSMLRMLEQYSSNLEDLIRERTEELELERQKTDNLVAQMLPRSVAQALKTGKPVKPEHFSDVTLYFSDIVGFTTISALSEPIEVVDLLNDLYTHFDAIIGLHDVYKVETIGDAYMVASGVPTRNGNRHAAEMANMSLDILHCIGTFKMRHMPELKVRIRIGLHSGPVVAGVVGLTMPRYCLFGDTVNTASRMESTGLPYRIHVNQSTVDVLNSLKLGYKLPVRGMTELKGKGIETTYWLVGREDFNKPLPIPPDLQGGSNHGISLDEIPVDRRQKFLDRQKAMG from the exons ATGGCCAATCACAGAGACGCTCGCTTTCTGCACAATCTGTCCTACCACCCACGATGGCAGCATGACTCAAAACAAGtcaatagaaaaaaacacaaatggacAGTGGttacaaacagctgcagtggGTGTAGAGTATTtgaatcaccatcatcatcatcatcagcacctTTGTTGTCGAACCCTAAGTGGCCATCATCCCCGGCACATCGCTCCAGGAACTGGTGGGGGAACTGGTTCCTTCTGCCTTTACTCACTGTCTCATTTATGCCCTGTCAAGCCTGGGCAACCACTTTCAAGGTGGCCCTGGTTGGACCCTGGACATGTGACCTCTTATACTCTAAAGCCCTACCAGATATAGCAGCCAGTCTTGCTACAGCTCGCATAAACAAGGACCCCCACCTAAACAAAGGCTATTGGTATGACTACACACTGGTCAATGAGGATTGCAAGGCGTCCCGTGCTCTTGCTCGATTTGCTGAGCTAAAGGGTTACGGTGCTGCCTTCCTGGGCCCCGCCAACCCAGGATACTGCTCCTCAGCAGCCTTGTATGCAAAAGAATGGGATTTAGGGATCCTTTCCTGGGGCTGCCTCAAACCCAACATGCAACAAGGTGATATGTACCCCACTTTCTTGAGGCCGCTGCCGCTCCCCTCCCATGTCCTCTTCACTGTGTTGCGGTTCTTCCGGTGGGCCCATGTGGCCATTATTTCAGAAGATACGGACATTTGGGAAGCCACGGGACAGGAGCTGGCTTCATCACTGAGGGTCCTTGGCCTACCTGTTAACCCTGTCGTAACCATGGAAGCTGACAAAGATGGGCCTCGCAGAGCACTGACAAAGATACGGGAAGCAGACCGGGTCAGAG TGGTCATCATGTGCATGCCTTCCGTACTCATTGGTGGCCAAGCCCAATATCAGCTTCTGACCACGGCACTGGACATGCGTATGATCGACCGCGGCTATGTGTTCATCCCTTACGACACCCTCCTGTACGCACTACCTTACAAAGACGCAAACTACTATGCTCTTGGTAATGACACTAAACTAAGAAAAGCATATGACGGGGTCGTCACAGTCACCATGGACTCTGGAGAAAGTAATTTCTATGAGGCCTACAAAGACGCTCAAAACAGCTATGAAATCCGCAGCAGCACGCCACCGGAGGAG GTAtctccattctttggcaccatCTACAACATGATATATTACACAGCAATGGCTGCTGAGCAGGCGCGGGCCAAGAGTGGAGTCTGGGTTACTGGTCAGATCCTGAGCAACAGTGAAGGTGGCTTTGAATTTGAAGGCTTTAATCAGCCTCTGAGAGCTGGCAGGGGAGGAGAAGGCATGCAGGCTCGCTACGTAGTGTTGGACTACAGTGGCATGGGCACCTCTCTCTACTCCACTCACACGCTGGATGCGGCTCATACAGACGGCAAAATAGGGAACTTGAAGTACCTTGGTCGTTCCATCCATTTTGCAGGAAGTACACCCTACAAAGACTCAAGCTGCTGGTTCAACCCCTATTTTGCCTGTAGTGGAG GCGTGGATTCAGTCACTTTGTTCTTTCTTTGCCTCTTGTTCATGTCAGTTGTTGGTTGTGGAGTTAACGTCTTCCTTCATTTCAA GAGAACCGGCAGAGTTGGCTTCAGCTTTGGAGGCGGCGATAACGATGGCCCGTCAAAGATAGTTCTGACCCTGGATGACCTTGTCTTCATCAACACTCAAGTCAGCAAAAGG aaGATCAATGATGAAAGTATCCTGAAAAGCCAGCTGGATATGAAGACACCTCACCACTCGGTGTCAGGTCGCAGCTACATGGCCTCGTCACCTGACAGCTCCAATGTTGCCGTGTTTGAG GGAGACTGGGTTTGGTTGAAGAAATGTCCAGCTGGATCGGTTTCAGGTGTCAACAGCAGCACCGAGTTTGTCTTTATCAAG CTCAGGAACATGAGGCATGAGAACCTCAATCTGATCCTGGGGCTGTTCTTTGACTCTGCAATATTTGGTATCGTGACTGAGCACTGCTCCAGGGGCAGCCTGGAGGATCTGCTCAGCAATGAGGATGTGCGTCTTGACTGGATGTTCAAGTCCTCCCTTTTAATGGATCTGATCCGg GGAATTAAGTACCTACACAATCATGACATCATCCATGGACGACTCAAATCGCGCAACTGTGTGGTAGACGGGCGCTTTGTGTTGAAGGTGACAGATTACGGATACAGTGAAATTTTGATCGGGCAAGGCATCGACACTGACGAGGAGAAGCCAGAGA ACCTGCTCTGGACGGCTCCTGAGCTGCTGCGTAGCCCTGTACTGATGAGGAAGGGGACGTTCAGTGGAGATGTCTACAGCTTCTCCGTCATCGTGCAGGAGGTCATAACTCGCTCGACGCCTTTCTGCATGCTGGACATGCCTCCTAAAG AGATTGTTAGCAAGGTCAAAAACCCTCCACCTCTGTGTCGGCCTACTGTGTCAGTGGACGAGGCTCCTCTGGATGTGATTCAGGTCATGAAACAGGCCTGGAGTGAAGAGCCAGAGAAGAGGCCGAACTTTGAGGATATCTTCAAACAG TTCAAGAACATCACCAAGGGAAAGAAGACCAACATCATCGACTCTATGCTGCGGATGTTGGAACAGTACTCCTCCAACTTGGAGGATCTGATCAGGGAGAGGACcgaggagctggagctggagagaCAGAAGACTGACAACCTGGTCGCTCAGATGTTGCCCAG GTCGGTGGCTCAGGCACTGAAGACGGGCAAACCTGTCAAACCGGAACATTTCAGCGACGTCACGCTTTACTTTAGTGACATCGTGGGCTTCACCACCATCTCCGCTCTCAGTGAACCCATCGAGGTGGTCGACTTGCTCAATGACCTCTACACACACTTTGATGCAATCATTGGGCTGCATGACGTCTACAAG GTGGAAACTATTGGAGATGCTTACATGGTGGCTTCAGGCGTCCCCACCAGAAACGGTAATCGCCACGCGGCTGAGATGGCCAACATGTCCCTCGACATTCTCCACTGCATTGGGACGTTCAAGATGAGGCACATGCCTGAGCTAAAAGTCAGGATCCGCATTGGGCTGCACTCTG GCCCAGTCGTGGCAGGAGTGGTGGGTCTTACAATGCCTCGGTACTGTCTGTTTGGTGACACCGTCAACACAGCATCTCGAATGGAGTCCACAGGGTTGC CTTACAGGATCCATGTCAACCAAAGCACAGTCGACGTCCTGAACAGCTTAAAGCTGGGGTACAAACTTCCGGTCAGAGGCATGACAGAGTTAAag ggAAAAGGCATTGAGACGACGTATTGGTTGGTAGGGAGGGAAGATTTCAACAAGCCTCTTCCTATTCCACCAGACCTTCAAGG GGGAAGCAATCACGGTATCAGCTTAGATGAGATACCTGTCGACAGAAGACAGAAATTCCTGGATCGACAGAAGGCAATGGGctag